A stretch of the Lolium perenne isolate Kyuss_39 chromosome 3, Kyuss_2.0, whole genome shotgun sequence genome encodes the following:
- the LOC127346102 gene encoding UDP-D-apiose/UDP-D-xylose synthase yields MSSSSAPAPPASGRVDLDGAPVAPLTICMIGAGGFIGSHLCEKLMAETPHTVLAVDVYCDKIRHLVDPAPPHLAGRISFHRLNIKNDSRLEGLIKMADLTINLAAICTPADYNTRPLDTIYSNFIDALPVVKYCSENSKRLIHFSTCEVYGKTVGSFLPKDHPLRKEPEFFVLTEDESPCIFGPIVKQRWSYACAKQLIERLIFAEGAENDLEFTIVRPFNWIGPRMDFIPGVDGPSEGVPRVLACFSNNLLRREPLKLVDGGEVQRTFLYIKDAIEAVVLMIENPARANGHIFNVGNPNNEVTVRELAEMMTEVYANVSGEPPLEEPVIDVSAQQFYGEGYDDSDKRIPSMTLINKQLGWNPKTPLKDLLETTLTYQHKTYKEAVKTQMSQASASS; encoded by the exons ATGTCGTCGTCCTCTGCCCCGGCACCGCCGGCCAGCGGCAGGGTGGATCTGGACGGCGCGCCCGTGGCGCCGCTCACCATCTGCATGATCGGCGCCGGCGGCTTCATCGGCTCCCACCTCTGCGAGAAGCTCATGGCCGAGACCCCCCACACCGTGCTCGCCGTCGACGTCTACTGCGACAAGATCCGCCACCTCGTCGACCCGGCCCCGCCCCACCTCGCCGGACGCATCTCCTTCCACCGCCTCAACATCAAGAACGACTCCCGACTCGAGGGCCTCATCAAGATGGCCGATCTG ACGATAAACCTGGCGGCGATCTGCACGCCGGCGGACTACAACACGCGGCCGCTCGACACCATCTACAGCAACTTCATCGACGCGCTCCCAGTG GTCAAGTACTGCTCGGAGAACAGCAAGCGTCTGATCCACTTCTCCACGTGTGAGGTCTACGGCAAGACCGTCGGCAGCTTCCTCCCCAAGGATCACCCCCTCCGCAAG GAACCTGAATTTTTTGTGCTGACAGAAGATGAGTCACCCTGCATTTTTGGTCCAATCGTGAAACAGAGATGGTCCTACGCATGCGCAAAGCAGCTTATTGAGAGGCTTATATTTG CCGAAGGTGCAGAAAATGACCTCGAATTCACAATTGTGAGGCCTTTCAATTGGATTGGACCAAGGATGGACTTCATTCCCGGCGTTGATGGTCCCAGCGAGGGTGTTCCTCGGGTTTTGGCCTGCTTCAGTAAC AATCTTCTCCGCAGAGAGCCCCTGAAGCTTGTTGATGGCGGCGAGGTCCAGAGAACTTTTCTTTACATCAAGGATGCCATTGAAGCTGTTGTTTTGATGATT GAAAACCCTGCTCGAGCCAACGGTCATATCTTCAATGTTGGTAACCCCAACAATGAAGTCACAGTTAGGGAATTGGCTGAGATGATGACAGAG GTCTATGCTAACGTCTCAGGAGAGCCTCCACTAGAGGAACCTGTGATTGATGTGAGCGCGCAACAGTTCTACGGTGAAGGGTATGATGACAGCGACAAGAGAATCCCCAGCATGACCCTGATCAACAAGCAGCTAG GGTGGAACCCAAAGACCCCTCTCAAGGATCTGCTGGAGACGACGTTGACCTACCAGCACAAGACGTACAAGGAGGCTGTCAAGACGCAAATGTCGCAGGCCTCAGCATCGAGTTAG